A window of the Arachis duranensis cultivar V14167 chromosome 5, aradu.V14167.gnm2.J7QH, whole genome shotgun sequence genome harbors these coding sequences:
- the LOC107488482 gene encoding uncharacterized protein LOC107488482 isoform X1 — MIQTADMRLESGTCNVCSAPCSSCTYLNHSLMGSKAEEFSDENCRLGEANNHYSMDQSNLSSLRSKASENLQHAVSETSNILSVNSSQDSLSENAQSKQVLSDKYQGSKYLEGHDDNISSISRASDSNLENISHQRNAERINACSSASVSHVGAEGSVGTPSVDMSGLSEIPSSKDADSGHSTSKVQSMNGQSQSGKSLSNSARLIHPEGNSLSRIPEKLLESPNENPNSSLNKEAASTVVSGEKSIASNDSPNDSIAKVSSEVCPKSEAGTDNIGDAKDESCKGSVRDGQHEKTEELVKSPFKQELQSEDESDELDAVEHDVKVCDICGDAGREDLLAICSRCSDGAEHTYCMREMLQKVPEGEWLCEECKYAEETRNQGLEAEEKMILKGSLTSQVSNKRLLENIEVASAAKRQALESSTGSPKASSPKRLVPLSRESSFKNLDKGKVKPGHLMPIHNHSSDDDTEVARSPSIGPRSQIPKSTLSKCSSFNNLSSKPRVKIVDDVVPQKPKGAGDQSSKNMEMPARMTGKSMLFKSSSLGRSSTTAPKVKMLSPKSATVQEPKGLKHMKESGAFDRKFPSRTDRPVVSSSIASSVVSTAKGDQKLTSRGETTKPSAVCNNRELKVNQDGKSNTSYKLVSNVSQKTLEPQVCSEKTSTNIDEAVQDVLPRPRDTANQVEKTRGGIDDRVRPGFSNASKNPICQKCKEYGHVLEFCTAGNTQESGAEVSFSASSSSIEDMHKGNKLKAAIQAALLRRPEIYKKKEAPNQTDGVSPSGTNLNGEVILQDQPIVSSLPKNIVSAVETREQQEILESSTSDSIKCLSDDDLKQPKVSPTGFCSQPVKSDSVGLAAGKPVVRDLSNKALAIPIAISKMLVIPEYEYIWQGVFEVHRNGKPPNFCAGVQAHLSSCASPKVRQEVNKFLPKVTLNEVPRLSTWPSQFRQVGTREDHIALYFFAKDIESYERHYKGLVDHMIRSDLALKGTFDGVELLIFPSSQLPENSQRWNMLFFLWGVFRGRRISHSDSTEKNCIPSLNAVPVEEDSTTAVVTKSETHCSQKYTDEKTIACDEVCAARPPSGYIDQPRITASMINDNNDQTHLGLQVKLEKQDSGVDIKSTSVVPIDSKFLCHEMKSTGSSLKPNGLEHGQCRESKPPEAIGTSVNTRTVETKTGFDISVKQEKALLTEIPSVGKQERGTPSSVVIHKMSERVNNDEDQQNPSMKQKADYHYIDLEATASCDQGKGAESHSIKQKISGRINSDEEGQQRPKRKPKGVYFIDLEATVGDQETETASNDSKDRISERINGDEDQQRPKTKQKDYHYIDLEAPVDNHDQDSANSICKDEVLGRMDGEGKQWPKKKQKDYHYIDLEANNEEEVQYVDLSDTVMQAPVVSCQKRSWDEVNGKLEDGGSSSKKLKAGFGGIYGGSSSEGRDSLEIGSSSSVEGKGCKEACEEKIIPEDVGSIERTFFPVDNSRMVLSSTLLKGPHEYRDRFHDAIPNLELGLRGETIPPPPPPPQRMLPFLVGALDRKNSPEIRPDGLVNEQEDDDGDAASLSLSLSFPTSNKDPKIPATKAAEVLPDEHRVNSSFLLFGRYTDK; from the exons ATGATTCAGACTGCTGATATGAGACTTGAATCAGGGACTTGTAATGTGTGTTCAGCTCCTTGTTCATCTTGCACATATCTTAACCATTCTCTCATGGGGTCAAAGGCTGAAGAATTTTCTGATGAAAATTGTCGTTTAGGGGAGGCCAATAATCACTATTCTATGGACCAGAGCAATTTATCTTCTCTTAGGAGTAAAGCTTCTGAAAACTTGCAGCATGCTGTTAGTGAAACCAGTAACATTCTCAGTGTTAATTCTAGTCAGGATTCTCTATCTGAAAATGCCCAGAGTAAGCAGGTCTTGTCAGATAAGTATCAGGGCTCAAAATATTTAGAAGGCCATGATGATAACATTTCTAGTATTAGTAGAGCCAGTGATTCTAATTTAGAGAACATCAGCCATCAAAGAAATGCAGAAAGGATAAATGCTTGTAGTTCAGCTTCAGTTAGTCATGTAGGCGCAGAAGGATCTGTTGGTACTCCATCTGTTGATATGTCTGGTTTGTCTGAGATTCCATCCTCTAAAGATGCAGATAGTGGGCATAGCACATCTAAGGTACAAAGCATGAATGGACAATCTCAAAGTGGTAAATCTCTCTCAAATAGTGCAAGGTTAATTCATCCAGAAGGGAATTCATTGTCTCGTATCCCTGAAAAGTTGTTAGAAAGCCCTAATGAAAACCCTAATTCATCATTGAACAAAGAGGCAGCATCTACTGTTGTATCTGGTGAGAAATCAATTGCCAGTAATGATAGCCCTAATGACAGTATTGCCAAGGTTTCATCGGAAGTTTGTCCAAAGTCAGAAGCAGGTACTGATAACATAGGTGATGCTAAAGATGAAAGCTGTAAAGGTTCAGTCCGTGATGGACAGCATGAGAAGACTGAGGAGTTGGTTAAATCCCCTTTTAAGCAGGAACTTCAATCTGAAGATGAGAGTGATGAATTGGATGCTGTGGAACATGAC GTAAAAGTGTGTGACATATGTGGAGATGCTGGTCGGGAGGATCTACTAGCTATATGCAGTAGGTGCAGTGATGGTGCTGAGCACAC CTACTGCATGCGAGAAATGCTTCAGAAGGTCCCTGAAGGGGAATGGTTATGTGAAGAATGTAAATATGCAGAGGAGACTAGAAATCAAGGGCTTG AAGCTGAGGAGAAAATGATTCTTAAAGGTAGTTTAACTTCACAAGTTTCTAACAAACGACTTTTGGAAAACATTGAAGTAGCTTCTGCAGCAAAAAGGCAAGCTCTTGAATCAAGCACAGGGTCACCAAAGGCATCGAGTCCTAAAAGATTAGTCCCTCTGTCTCGTGAATCTTCGTTTAAGAACTTAGATAAAGGAAAGGTGAAGCCTGGTCATCTGATGCCTATTCATAATCATTCTAGCGATGATGACACAGAAGTTGCTCGATCTCCTTCCATTGGTCCCCGAAGTCAAATTCCTAAGA GTACATTGTCGAAATGTAGTTCTTTCAACAACTTGAGTTCCAAGCCTAGAGTCAAAATTGTTGATGATGTTGTTCCCCAGAAACCGAAAGGGGCTGGTGATCAGTCTTCCAAGAATATGGAGATGCCTGCCCGCATGACAGGAAAATCAATGTTATTCAAATCGTCAAGTTTGGGTAGGTCAAGTACAACTGCACCAAAAGTTAAAATGCTTTCGCCCAAGTCTGCAACTGTCCAGGAGCCAAAAGGACTAAAACATATGAAAGAATCAGGTGCATTTGACAGGAAATTTCCATCTAGGACTGATCGGCCTGTTGTTAGTTCATCAATAGCTAGTTCTGTTGTGTCTACGGCTAAGGGTGATCAGAAGCTAACATCTCGTGGTGAAACCACTAAACCTTCAGCAGTATGCAACAATCGAGAGTTGAAGGTTAACCAGGATGGAAAATCAAATACATCATATAAGTTAGTGAGTAATGTAAGTCAGAAAACTTTGGAGCCTCAAGTTTGCTCAG AGAAAACATCAACCAATATTGATGAAGCTGTACAGGACGTCCTGCCTCGGCCACGAGACACAGCAAATCAGGTTGAGAAAACTAGAGGTGGTATTGATGATCGTGTGAGGCCAGGTTTTAGTAATGCTTCAAAAAATCCAATCTGTCAAAAATGTAAAGAATATGGCCATGTTCTGGAATTTTGTACAGCTGGTAATACACAGGAATCTGGAGCTGAAGTATCATTCTCTGCTTCAAGTAGTTCAATTGAGGATATGCATAAGGGTAATAAATTGAAAGCTGCAATCCAGGCTGCCCTACTTAGAAGGCCTGAAATATACAAGAAGAAAGAAGCACCTAATCAAACTGATGGGGTTTCTCCATCAGGCACAAACTTGAATGGTGAAGTCATTTTGCAAGACCAACCAATTGTTTCAAGCTTGCCAAAGAATATTGTATCAGCTGTAGAAACCCGGGAACAGCAAGAAATCCTTGAGAGTTCTACATCTGATTCGATCAAATGTTTGTCTGATGATGATTTGAAGCAACCTAAAGTTTCTCCAACTGGTTTTTGTTCTCAACCAGTAAAGTCAGATTCTGTTGGCCTTGCTGCTGGAAAACCTGTAGTAAGAGATTTGTCTAATAAAGCTTTGGCCATCCCAATTGCCATTTCGAAGATGTTGGTCATTCCAGAATATGAATATATCTGGCA GGGTGTATTTGAAGTGCATCGAAATGGAAAGCCTCCTAACTTTTGTGCTGGAGTTCAAGCACATTTATCCTCTTGTGCTTCCCCAAAGGTTCGTCAGGAAGTGAACAAGTTTCTACCCAAAGTTACCCTGAATGAAGTTCCTCGTTTGAGCACATGGCCTTCACAATTTCGTCAAGTTGGCACAAGAGAAGATCATATTGCTCTTTACTTCTTTGCCAAAGATATTGAGAG TTATGAGAGGCACTACAAGGGTCTAGTGGATCACATGATTAGAAGTGATTTAGCACTTAAAGGAACTTTTGATGGTGTTGAACTTCTTATATTCCCATCCAGTCAACTTCCTGAAAATTCACAGC GCTGGAATATGTTGTTTTTCTTATGGGGCGTATTTAGGGGGAGGAGGATCAGTCATTCAGATTCTacagaaaaaaattgtattccCAGTCTGAATGCAGTGCCAGTTGAAGAGGATTCTACTACTGCTGTTGTGACCAAGTCTGAAACGCATTGCTCCCAAAAATACACAGATGAAAAAACAATTGCCTGTGATGAAGTATGCGCTGCACGTCCTCCATCTGGTTATATAGACCAACCTCGGATTACAGCAAGTATGATCAATGATAACAATGACCAGACACATCTGGGTTTGCAAGTAAAATTGGAGAAGCAAGATAGTGGAGTTGACATCAAATCTACATCAGTGGTTCCAATTGACAGTAAATTTTTATGCCACGAGATGAAATCCACTGGTTCATCACTG AAACCTAATGGACTAGAACATGGACAGTGCAGAGAGTCTAAGCCTCCTGAAGCGATTGGGACCAGTGTAAATACAAGAACTGTTGAAACAAAAACTGGTTTTGACATTTCTGTAAAGCAAGAGAAAGCCTTGTTGACAGAGATTCCCTCTGTTGGCAAACAAGAAAGAGGTACTCCAAGCAGTGTTGTTATTCATAAAATGTCAGAGAGAGTGAACAATGACGAAGATCAGCAAAATCCCAGTATGAAACAGAAAGCAGATTATCACTATATTGACTTGGAAGCAACAGCTTCTTGCGATCAAGGAAAAGGTGCCGAAAGCCATTcgattaaacaaaaaatttcagGGAGGATAAACAGTGATGAAGAAGGTCAGCAAAGGCCTAAGAGAAAACCAAAAGGTGTTTACTTTATTGACTTGGAGGCAACTGTTGGAGATCAAGAAACAGAGACTGCAAGCAATGACAGTAAGGATAGAATTTCTGAGAGAATCAATGGTGATGAAGATCAGCAAAGGCCTAAGACGAAGCAGAAAGATTATCATTATATTGACTTGGAGGCACCTGTAGACAATCATGACCAAGATTCTGCAAACAGTATTTGTAAGGATGAAGTTTTGGGGAGAATGGATGGCGAAGGTAAGCAATGGccaaagaagaaacaaaaagattatcATTATATTGACTTGGAGGCAAACAATGAGGAGGAAGTTCAATATGTAGATCTTTCTGACACAGTTATGCAGGCTCCTGTAGTCAGTTGTCAGAAACGGTCTTGGGACGAGGTAAATGGAAAATTGGAAGATGGAGGAAGCTCTAGCAAGAAGCTGAAGGCAGGTTTTGGCGGGATTTATGGGGGTTCCAGTTCCGAAGGTAGGGACTCTCTTGAAATCGGTTCGTCTTCTTCAGTTGAGGGAAAAGGGTGTAAAGAAGCTTGTGAGGAGAAAATCATCCCTGAGGATGTTGGATCAATCGAAAGAACCTTCTTTCCCGTTGATAACTCGCGGATGGTGCTAAGCAGCACGTTGCTAAAAGGGCCTCATGAGTACAGGGACCGATTTCATGATGCAATTCCAAATCTAGAGCTTGGTTTAAGGGGCGAAACAATAccacctccacctccacctccacAGCGAATGCTTCCTTTCCTTGTTGGAGCACTAGACAggaaaaacagcccagaaatccgTCCGGATGGCTTGGTAAACGAGCAggaagatgatgatggtgatgctgCATCTCTTTCACTTTCTCTATCATTTCCAACTTCCAACAAGGACCCAAAAATACCTGCTACAAAAGCAGCAGAGGTCTTACCTGATGAGCATCGTGTGAATAGTTCGTTCCTCCTTTTTGGAAGATACACAGACAAATAA
- the LOC107488482 gene encoding uncharacterized protein LOC107488482 isoform X2: MIQTADMRLESGTCNVCSAPCSSCTYLNHSLMGSKAEEFSDENCRLGEANNHYSMDQSNLSSLRSKASENLQHAVSETSNILSVNSSQDSLSENAQSKQVLSDKYQGSKYLEGHDDNISSISRASDSNLENISHQRNAERINACSSASVSHVGAEGSVGTPSVDMSGLSEIPSSKDADSGHSTSKVQSMNGQSQSGKSLSNSARLIHPEGNSLSRIPEKLLESPNENPNSSLNKEAASTVVSGEKSIASNDSPNDSIAKVSSEVCPKSEAGTDNIGDAKDESCKGSVRDGQHEKTEELVKSPFKQELQSEDESDELDAVEHDVKVCDICGDAGREDLLAICSRCSDGAEHTYCMREMLQKVPEGEWLCEECKYAEETRNQGLAEEKMILKGSLTSQVSNKRLLENIEVASAAKRQALESSTGSPKASSPKRLVPLSRESSFKNLDKGKVKPGHLMPIHNHSSDDDTEVARSPSIGPRSQIPKSTLSKCSSFNNLSSKPRVKIVDDVVPQKPKGAGDQSSKNMEMPARMTGKSMLFKSSSLGRSSTTAPKVKMLSPKSATVQEPKGLKHMKESGAFDRKFPSRTDRPVVSSSIASSVVSTAKGDQKLTSRGETTKPSAVCNNRELKVNQDGKSNTSYKLVSNVSQKTLEPQVCSEKTSTNIDEAVQDVLPRPRDTANQVEKTRGGIDDRVRPGFSNASKNPICQKCKEYGHVLEFCTAGNTQESGAEVSFSASSSSIEDMHKGNKLKAAIQAALLRRPEIYKKKEAPNQTDGVSPSGTNLNGEVILQDQPIVSSLPKNIVSAVETREQQEILESSTSDSIKCLSDDDLKQPKVSPTGFCSQPVKSDSVGLAAGKPVVRDLSNKALAIPIAISKMLVIPEYEYIWQGVFEVHRNGKPPNFCAGVQAHLSSCASPKVRQEVNKFLPKVTLNEVPRLSTWPSQFRQVGTREDHIALYFFAKDIESYERHYKGLVDHMIRSDLALKGTFDGVELLIFPSSQLPENSQRWNMLFFLWGVFRGRRISHSDSTEKNCIPSLNAVPVEEDSTTAVVTKSETHCSQKYTDEKTIACDEVCAARPPSGYIDQPRITASMINDNNDQTHLGLQVKLEKQDSGVDIKSTSVVPIDSKFLCHEMKSTGSSLKPNGLEHGQCRESKPPEAIGTSVNTRTVETKTGFDISVKQEKALLTEIPSVGKQERGTPSSVVIHKMSERVNNDEDQQNPSMKQKADYHYIDLEATASCDQGKGAESHSIKQKISGRINSDEEGQQRPKRKPKGVYFIDLEATVGDQETETASNDSKDRISERINGDEDQQRPKTKQKDYHYIDLEAPVDNHDQDSANSICKDEVLGRMDGEGKQWPKKKQKDYHYIDLEANNEEEVQYVDLSDTVMQAPVVSCQKRSWDEVNGKLEDGGSSSKKLKAGFGGIYGGSSSEGRDSLEIGSSSSVEGKGCKEACEEKIIPEDVGSIERTFFPVDNSRMVLSSTLLKGPHEYRDRFHDAIPNLELGLRGETIPPPPPPPQRMLPFLVGALDRKNSPEIRPDGLVNEQEDDDGDAASLSLSLSFPTSNKDPKIPATKAAEVLPDEHRVNSSFLLFGRYTDK; encoded by the exons ATGATTCAGACTGCTGATATGAGACTTGAATCAGGGACTTGTAATGTGTGTTCAGCTCCTTGTTCATCTTGCACATATCTTAACCATTCTCTCATGGGGTCAAAGGCTGAAGAATTTTCTGATGAAAATTGTCGTTTAGGGGAGGCCAATAATCACTATTCTATGGACCAGAGCAATTTATCTTCTCTTAGGAGTAAAGCTTCTGAAAACTTGCAGCATGCTGTTAGTGAAACCAGTAACATTCTCAGTGTTAATTCTAGTCAGGATTCTCTATCTGAAAATGCCCAGAGTAAGCAGGTCTTGTCAGATAAGTATCAGGGCTCAAAATATTTAGAAGGCCATGATGATAACATTTCTAGTATTAGTAGAGCCAGTGATTCTAATTTAGAGAACATCAGCCATCAAAGAAATGCAGAAAGGATAAATGCTTGTAGTTCAGCTTCAGTTAGTCATGTAGGCGCAGAAGGATCTGTTGGTACTCCATCTGTTGATATGTCTGGTTTGTCTGAGATTCCATCCTCTAAAGATGCAGATAGTGGGCATAGCACATCTAAGGTACAAAGCATGAATGGACAATCTCAAAGTGGTAAATCTCTCTCAAATAGTGCAAGGTTAATTCATCCAGAAGGGAATTCATTGTCTCGTATCCCTGAAAAGTTGTTAGAAAGCCCTAATGAAAACCCTAATTCATCATTGAACAAAGAGGCAGCATCTACTGTTGTATCTGGTGAGAAATCAATTGCCAGTAATGATAGCCCTAATGACAGTATTGCCAAGGTTTCATCGGAAGTTTGTCCAAAGTCAGAAGCAGGTACTGATAACATAGGTGATGCTAAAGATGAAAGCTGTAAAGGTTCAGTCCGTGATGGACAGCATGAGAAGACTGAGGAGTTGGTTAAATCCCCTTTTAAGCAGGAACTTCAATCTGAAGATGAGAGTGATGAATTGGATGCTGTGGAACATGAC GTAAAAGTGTGTGACATATGTGGAGATGCTGGTCGGGAGGATCTACTAGCTATATGCAGTAGGTGCAGTGATGGTGCTGAGCACAC CTACTGCATGCGAGAAATGCTTCAGAAGGTCCCTGAAGGGGAATGGTTATGTGAAGAATGTAAATATGCAGAGGAGACTAGAAATCAAGGGCTTG CTGAGGAGAAAATGATTCTTAAAGGTAGTTTAACTTCACAAGTTTCTAACAAACGACTTTTGGAAAACATTGAAGTAGCTTCTGCAGCAAAAAGGCAAGCTCTTGAATCAAGCACAGGGTCACCAAAGGCATCGAGTCCTAAAAGATTAGTCCCTCTGTCTCGTGAATCTTCGTTTAAGAACTTAGATAAAGGAAAGGTGAAGCCTGGTCATCTGATGCCTATTCATAATCATTCTAGCGATGATGACACAGAAGTTGCTCGATCTCCTTCCATTGGTCCCCGAAGTCAAATTCCTAAGA GTACATTGTCGAAATGTAGTTCTTTCAACAACTTGAGTTCCAAGCCTAGAGTCAAAATTGTTGATGATGTTGTTCCCCAGAAACCGAAAGGGGCTGGTGATCAGTCTTCCAAGAATATGGAGATGCCTGCCCGCATGACAGGAAAATCAATGTTATTCAAATCGTCAAGTTTGGGTAGGTCAAGTACAACTGCACCAAAAGTTAAAATGCTTTCGCCCAAGTCTGCAACTGTCCAGGAGCCAAAAGGACTAAAACATATGAAAGAATCAGGTGCATTTGACAGGAAATTTCCATCTAGGACTGATCGGCCTGTTGTTAGTTCATCAATAGCTAGTTCTGTTGTGTCTACGGCTAAGGGTGATCAGAAGCTAACATCTCGTGGTGAAACCACTAAACCTTCAGCAGTATGCAACAATCGAGAGTTGAAGGTTAACCAGGATGGAAAATCAAATACATCATATAAGTTAGTGAGTAATGTAAGTCAGAAAACTTTGGAGCCTCAAGTTTGCTCAG AGAAAACATCAACCAATATTGATGAAGCTGTACAGGACGTCCTGCCTCGGCCACGAGACACAGCAAATCAGGTTGAGAAAACTAGAGGTGGTATTGATGATCGTGTGAGGCCAGGTTTTAGTAATGCTTCAAAAAATCCAATCTGTCAAAAATGTAAAGAATATGGCCATGTTCTGGAATTTTGTACAGCTGGTAATACACAGGAATCTGGAGCTGAAGTATCATTCTCTGCTTCAAGTAGTTCAATTGAGGATATGCATAAGGGTAATAAATTGAAAGCTGCAATCCAGGCTGCCCTACTTAGAAGGCCTGAAATATACAAGAAGAAAGAAGCACCTAATCAAACTGATGGGGTTTCTCCATCAGGCACAAACTTGAATGGTGAAGTCATTTTGCAAGACCAACCAATTGTTTCAAGCTTGCCAAAGAATATTGTATCAGCTGTAGAAACCCGGGAACAGCAAGAAATCCTTGAGAGTTCTACATCTGATTCGATCAAATGTTTGTCTGATGATGATTTGAAGCAACCTAAAGTTTCTCCAACTGGTTTTTGTTCTCAACCAGTAAAGTCAGATTCTGTTGGCCTTGCTGCTGGAAAACCTGTAGTAAGAGATTTGTCTAATAAAGCTTTGGCCATCCCAATTGCCATTTCGAAGATGTTGGTCATTCCAGAATATGAATATATCTGGCA GGGTGTATTTGAAGTGCATCGAAATGGAAAGCCTCCTAACTTTTGTGCTGGAGTTCAAGCACATTTATCCTCTTGTGCTTCCCCAAAGGTTCGTCAGGAAGTGAACAAGTTTCTACCCAAAGTTACCCTGAATGAAGTTCCTCGTTTGAGCACATGGCCTTCACAATTTCGTCAAGTTGGCACAAGAGAAGATCATATTGCTCTTTACTTCTTTGCCAAAGATATTGAGAG TTATGAGAGGCACTACAAGGGTCTAGTGGATCACATGATTAGAAGTGATTTAGCACTTAAAGGAACTTTTGATGGTGTTGAACTTCTTATATTCCCATCCAGTCAACTTCCTGAAAATTCACAGC GCTGGAATATGTTGTTTTTCTTATGGGGCGTATTTAGGGGGAGGAGGATCAGTCATTCAGATTCTacagaaaaaaattgtattccCAGTCTGAATGCAGTGCCAGTTGAAGAGGATTCTACTACTGCTGTTGTGACCAAGTCTGAAACGCATTGCTCCCAAAAATACACAGATGAAAAAACAATTGCCTGTGATGAAGTATGCGCTGCACGTCCTCCATCTGGTTATATAGACCAACCTCGGATTACAGCAAGTATGATCAATGATAACAATGACCAGACACATCTGGGTTTGCAAGTAAAATTGGAGAAGCAAGATAGTGGAGTTGACATCAAATCTACATCAGTGGTTCCAATTGACAGTAAATTTTTATGCCACGAGATGAAATCCACTGGTTCATCACTG AAACCTAATGGACTAGAACATGGACAGTGCAGAGAGTCTAAGCCTCCTGAAGCGATTGGGACCAGTGTAAATACAAGAACTGTTGAAACAAAAACTGGTTTTGACATTTCTGTAAAGCAAGAGAAAGCCTTGTTGACAGAGATTCCCTCTGTTGGCAAACAAGAAAGAGGTACTCCAAGCAGTGTTGTTATTCATAAAATGTCAGAGAGAGTGAACAATGACGAAGATCAGCAAAATCCCAGTATGAAACAGAAAGCAGATTATCACTATATTGACTTGGAAGCAACAGCTTCTTGCGATCAAGGAAAAGGTGCCGAAAGCCATTcgattaaacaaaaaatttcagGGAGGATAAACAGTGATGAAGAAGGTCAGCAAAGGCCTAAGAGAAAACCAAAAGGTGTTTACTTTATTGACTTGGAGGCAACTGTTGGAGATCAAGAAACAGAGACTGCAAGCAATGACAGTAAGGATAGAATTTCTGAGAGAATCAATGGTGATGAAGATCAGCAAAGGCCTAAGACGAAGCAGAAAGATTATCATTATATTGACTTGGAGGCACCTGTAGACAATCATGACCAAGATTCTGCAAACAGTATTTGTAAGGATGAAGTTTTGGGGAGAATGGATGGCGAAGGTAAGCAATGGccaaagaagaaacaaaaagattatcATTATATTGACTTGGAGGCAAACAATGAGGAGGAAGTTCAATATGTAGATCTTTCTGACACAGTTATGCAGGCTCCTGTAGTCAGTTGTCAGAAACGGTCTTGGGACGAGGTAAATGGAAAATTGGAAGATGGAGGAAGCTCTAGCAAGAAGCTGAAGGCAGGTTTTGGCGGGATTTATGGGGGTTCCAGTTCCGAAGGTAGGGACTCTCTTGAAATCGGTTCGTCTTCTTCAGTTGAGGGAAAAGGGTGTAAAGAAGCTTGTGAGGAGAAAATCATCCCTGAGGATGTTGGATCAATCGAAAGAACCTTCTTTCCCGTTGATAACTCGCGGATGGTGCTAAGCAGCACGTTGCTAAAAGGGCCTCATGAGTACAGGGACCGATTTCATGATGCAATTCCAAATCTAGAGCTTGGTTTAAGGGGCGAAACAATAccacctccacctccacctccacAGCGAATGCTTCCTTTCCTTGTTGGAGCACTAGACAggaaaaacagcccagaaatccgTCCGGATGGCTTGGTAAACGAGCAggaagatgatgatggtgatgctgCATCTCTTTCACTTTCTCTATCATTTCCAACTTCCAACAAGGACCCAAAAATACCTGCTACAAAAGCAGCAGAGGTCTTACCTGATGAGCATCGTGTGAATAGTTCGTTCCTCCTTTTTGGAAGATACACAGACAAATAA